A genome region from Calypte anna isolate BGI_N300 chromosome 4B, bCalAnn1_v1.p, whole genome shotgun sequence includes the following:
- the LOC103531170 gene encoding LOW QUALITY PROTEIN: probable carboxypeptidase X1 (The sequence of the model RefSeq protein was modified relative to this genomic sequence to represent the inferred CDS: inserted 1 base in 1 codon; deleted 1 base in 1 codon): MLGLPLTLLLLLLLAPPPHPARAAPPGKPPRLRGLTAAPTEPRRPGATGMGTTTAPGRPLRKARHRRPLQPRRDPPKAPGRPPQRAVGPPPRPPTPRGTPSSPVPPEGTRPKEGAPGGKAPRQKVVRVKVVRKKVVRKRPKAPGRDTAAPRDSPCPPLGLESLRVQDSQLRASSHQRYGLGAHRGRLNIQSGLYDGDLYDGGWCAGQEDTEQWLEVDAGGITNFTGVVTQGLNSIWTYNWVTTFKVQVSNDTHEWHPCRNGTAEVVFPGNKDPETPVLNLLPSPVVARYLRINPQTWFQNGTICLRAEVLGCPLPDPNNAYTWPRQPLPTDPLDFRHHNYKEMRKLMKRVNEECPNITRVYSIGRSYRGLKMYVMEISDHPGRHEVGEPEFRYVAGMHGNEVLGRELLLNLMEYLCREFRRGNPRVVQLVTQTRIHLLPSMNPDGYETAYKLGSELSGWAMGRWTYEGIDLNHNFADLNTALWDAEDNDLVPHQFPNHYIPIPEYYTLANATVAPETRAVIDWMQRVPFVLSANLHGGELVVTYPFDMTRTYWKAQELXPTPDDDVFRWLATVYATSNLAMATEERRLCHYDDFARVGNIINGANWHTVPGSMNDFSYLHTNCFEITVELSCDKFPHASELPDEWENNREALLLYMEQVHRGIKGVVRDRETEKGIANAIISVDGINHDIRTALDGDYWRLLNPGEYEVTARAEGYQPASQPCRVSYRNTPTPCSFRLARARPRGRTPGRDPSTPADLLRLRRQRLNRLRAHRRAP; this comes from the exons atgctggggctgcccctcaccctgctcctgctgctgctgctcgcCCCCCCGCCGCACCCCGCCCGGGCGGCGCCCCCGGGGAAGCCCCCCCGACTCCGAGGGCTGACGGCTGCTCCCACCGAGCCCCGCCGCCCCGGCGCCACGGGGATGGGCACCACGACG GCACCGGGGCGACCCCTCCGAAAGGCACGGCACCGAAGACCTCTCCAGCCACGGCGGGATCCCCCCAAGGCACCGGGGCGGCCCCCCCAAAGGGCAGTGGGGCCACCCCCGCGCCCCCCCACCCCAAGAGGGACTCCATCCAGCCCCGTACCCCCAGAGGGCACGCGGCCCAAGGAGGGGGCTCCCGGGGGCAAAG cccccaggcaGAAGGTGGTGCGGGTGAAGGTGGTGAGGAAGAAGGTGGTGAGGAAGAGGCCGAAGGCTCcgggcagggacacagctgctcCACGGGACTCTC cttgtccCCCCCTGGGGCTGGAGTCCCTGCGGGTTCAGGACTCCCAGCTGAGAGCCTCCAGCCACCAGCGCTACGGGCTGGGCGCGCACCGCGGGCGCCTCAACATACAG TCGGGGCTGTACGACGGGGACCTGTACGACGGGGGCTGGTGTGCGGGGCAGGAGGACACGGAGCAGTGGCTGGAGGTGGACGCCGGCGGCATCACCAACTTCACCGGGGTGGTCACCCAGGGGCTCAACTCCATCTGGAC GTACAACTGGGTGACGACCTTCAAGGTGCAGGTCAGCAATGACACGCACGAGTGGCACCCCTGCCGCAACGGGACCGCCGAGGTG GTTTTCCCGGGGAACAAGGACCCCGAGACACCGGTGCTGAACCTGCTGCCCTCTCCGGTGGTCGCCCGGTACCTCCGCATCAACCCCCAGACCTGGTTCCAGAACGGCACCATTTGCCTGCGggcagaggtgctgggctgcCCGCTGCCTG ACCCCAACAATGCCTACACCTGGCCCCGCCAGCCCCTGCCCACCGACCCCCTGGATTTCCGACATCACAACTACAAGGAGATGAGAAAG CTGATGAAGCGGGTGAACGAGGAGTGTCCCAACATCACCCGTGTCTACAGCATCGGGAGGAGCTACCGGGGCCTCAAGATGTACGTGATGGAGATCTCCGACCACCCCGGGCGCCATGAAGTGG GCGAGCCGGAGTTCCGCTACGTGGCGGGGATGCACGGGAACGAGGTGCTGGGCCGGGAGCTGCTGCTCAACCTGATGGAATACCTGTGCCGGGAGTTCCGGCGTGGCAACCCCCGCGTGGTGCAGCTGGTCACCCAGACCCGCATCCACCTCCTGCCCTCCATGAACCCCGACGGCTACGAGACCGCCTACAAGCTG GGCTCGGAGCTGTCAGGTTGGGCCATGGGTCGTTGGACCTACGAGGGCATCGATCTCAACCACAACTTCGCTGACCTCAACACAGCACTGTGGGACGCCGAGGACAACGACCTCGTGCCCCACCAGTTCCCCAACCACTACATCCCCATCCCCGAGTACTACACCTTGGCCAACGCCACG GTGGCCCCCGAGACGCGGGCGGTGATCGACTGGATGCAGCGCGTCCCCTTCGTGCTGAGCGCCAACCTGCAC GGGGGGGAGCTGGTGGTCACCTACCCCTTCGACATGACCCGCACCTACTGGAAGGCTCAGGAGC ACCCCACCCCCGATGACGACGTCTTCCGATGGCTGGCCACCGTCTACGCCACCTCCAACCTGGCCATGGCCACCGAGGAGCGGCGCCTCTGCCACTACGATGACTTTGCCCGCGTTGGGAACATCATCAACGGGGCCAACTGGCACACGGTGCCCGGCA GTATGAACGACTTCAGCTACCTGCACACCAACTGCTTCGAGATCACGGTGGAGCTCTCGTGTGACAAGTTCCCCCACGCCTCCGAGCTGCCGGACGAGTGGGAGAACAACCGGGAGGCTCTGCTGCTCTACATGGAGCAG GTGCACCGGGGGATCAAGGGGGTGGTTCGGGACAGGGAGACGGAGAAAGGAATCGCCAACGCCATCATCTCTGTGGATGGCATCAACCACGACATCCGGACAG CCCTGGACGGGGACTACTGGCGGCTGCTGAACCCGGGCGAGTACGAGGTGACGGCGCGGGCCGAGGGCTACCAGCCGGCTAGCCAGCCTTGCCGCGTCTCCTATCGcaacacccccaccccatgcaGCTTTCGGCTGGCTCGGGCGCGGCCCCGGGGGCGGACAccgggcagggacccctccacCCCCGCCGATCTGCTGCGGCTGCGGCGGCAGCGCCTGAACCGCCTGCGCGCCCACCGCCGGGCTCCGTGA
- the NAT8 gene encoding N-acetyltransferase 8, with protein MVEFRIRPYREEDREAVREVFATGMSEYAPALCLHVLRQPWVLLLLGCTFGLLLASARSLLLPLLALTLLLALARHLLGWAWSSYIDRCLGDDLGDIAAAYAESSGGRFWVAEADERVVGTVGVRPAQGGGSVGEVLALKRMAVRKDYRGRGIASALARTALGFARRRGCRAVVLNTLMVQREAQGLYERLGFRRDRRYLLPTIYGRLANCTITTYRYDLEGGS; from the coding sequence ATGGTGGAATTCCGCATCCGTCCCTACCGGGAGGAGGACCGGGAAGCCGTACGCGAGGTCTTCGCCACCGGCATGAGCGAGTACGCCCCGGCGCTGTGCCTGCACGTCCTGCggcagccctgggtgctgctgctgctgggctgcaccTTCGGGCTGCTCCTGGCCAGCGCCcgctccctcctgctgcccctgctggccctcaccctgctcctggcGCTGGCCCGGCACCTCCTGGGCTGGGCTTGGAGCTCCTACATCGACCGCTGCCTCGGGGACGACCTCGGGGACATCGCGGCCGCCTACGCCGAGAGCTCGGGGGGTCGGTTCTGGGTGGCAGAGGCCGACGAGCGGGTGGTGGGGACGGTGGGCGTGCGGCCGGCCCAGGGCGGCGGTTCCGTCGGGGAGGTTCTGGCTCTGAAGAGGATGGCGGTGCGGAAGGATTACCGGGGCCGGGGCATCGCCAGCGCCCTGGCTCGCACCGCCCTGGGCTTCGCCCGCCGTCGGGGCTGCCGCGCCGTGGTGCTCAACACCCTGATGGTGCAGCGGGAGGCTCAGGGGCTCTACGAGAGGTTGGGGTTCCGACGGGACCGACGGTACCTCCTGCCCACCATCTACGGCCGCTTGGCCAACTGCACCATCACCACCTACCGCTACGACCTGGAGGGGGGGTCCTGA
- the IDH3B gene encoding isocitrate dehydrogenase [NAD] subunit beta, mitochondrial isoform X1 yields MSLSPCPCQAGSVPVVFDEHHLSEVQNTASEEKLDKVLDSMKESKVALIGKIHTPMEFKGDLTSYDMRLRRKLDLFANVVHVKSLPGYQTRHNNLDLVIIREQTEGEYSSLEHESAKGVIECLKIITRAKSQRIAKFAFDFATKKGRSKVTAVHKANIMKLGDGLFLQCCREVAELYPKIKFDTMIIDNCCMQLVQNPYQFDVLVMPNLYGNIVDNLAAGLVGGAGVVPGESYSAEYAVFEMGARHPFAQAVGRNIANPTAMLLSAANMLRHLNLEFHSNMVADAVKKVIKVGKVRTRDLGGYSTTSDFVKCAHPTWGATPRPWSSPKP; encoded by the exons atgtccctgtccccatgtccctgtcAGGCTGGCAGTGTCCCCGTGGTGTTTGATGAGCATCACCTCAGTGAGGTGCAGAACACTGCATCAGAGGAGAAGCTGGACAAGGTGCTGGACTCcatgaaggaaagcaaagtggCTCTGATTG gGAAGATCCACACCCCCATGGAGTTCAAGGGGGACCTGACCTCCTATGACATGCGGCTGAG gcGCAAGCTGGATCTCTTTGCCAACGTGGTGCATGTGAAGAGTTTGCCAGGGTACCAGACCCGGCACAACAACCTGGACCTGGTGATCATCCGGGAGCAGACAGAGGGGGAGTACAGCTCCCTGGAACACGAG AGTGCCAAGGGGGTCATCGAGTGCCTGAAGATCATCACCAGGGCCAAGTCCCAGCGCATCGCCAAGTTCGCCTTCGACTTCGCCACCAAGAAGGGGCGTTCCAAGGTGACAGCAGTGCACAAAGCCAACATCAT GAAGCTGGGTGATGGGctcttcctgcagtgctgtagggaggtggcagagctgTACCCCAAAATCAAATTTGACACAATGATCATTGACAACTGCTGCATGCAG CTGGTGCAGAACCCCTACCAGTTTGATGTCCTGGTGATGCCCAACCTCTACGGGAACATCGTGGACAACCTGGCAGCcgggctggtgggaggtgccgGGGTGGTTCCCGGGGAGAGCTACAGCGCCGAGTACGCCGTCTTCGAGATG GGCGCCCGGCACCCCTTTGCCCAGGCAGTGGGCAGGAACATCGCCAACCCCACGGCCATGCTGCTGTCTGCAGCCAACATGCTGCGGCACCTCAA CTTGGAATTTCACTCCAACATGGTGGCGGACGCGGTGAAGAAGGTgatcaaggttggaaaa GTTCGGACACGGGACTTGGGCGGTTACTCCACCACCTCTGACTTCGTCAA GTGCGCACACCCGACATGGGGGGCTACGCCACGTCCCTGGAGTTCACCCAAGCCGTGA
- the IDH3B gene encoding isocitrate dehydrogenase [NAD] subunit beta, mitochondrial isoform X2: MSLSPCPCQAGSVPVVFDEHHLSEVQNTASEEKLDKVLDSMKESKVALIGKIHTPMEFKGDLTSYDMRLRRKLDLFANVVHVKSLPGYQTRHNNLDLVIIREQTEGEYSSLEHESAKGVIECLKIITRAKSQRIAKFAFDFATKKGRSKVTAVHKANIMKLGDGLFLQCCREVAELYPKIKFDTMIIDNCCMQLVQNPYQFDVLVMPNLYGNIVDNLAAGLVGGAGVVPGESYSAEYAVFEMGARHPFAQAVGRNIANPTAMLLSAANMLRHLNLEFHSNMVADAVKKVIKVGKVRTPDMGGYATSLEFTQAVIAALDL, encoded by the exons atgtccctgtccccatgtccctgtcAGGCTGGCAGTGTCCCCGTGGTGTTTGATGAGCATCACCTCAGTGAGGTGCAGAACACTGCATCAGAGGAGAAGCTGGACAAGGTGCTGGACTCcatgaaggaaagcaaagtggCTCTGATTG gGAAGATCCACACCCCCATGGAGTTCAAGGGGGACCTGACCTCCTATGACATGCGGCTGAG gcGCAAGCTGGATCTCTTTGCCAACGTGGTGCATGTGAAGAGTTTGCCAGGGTACCAGACCCGGCACAACAACCTGGACCTGGTGATCATCCGGGAGCAGACAGAGGGGGAGTACAGCTCCCTGGAACACGAG AGTGCCAAGGGGGTCATCGAGTGCCTGAAGATCATCACCAGGGCCAAGTCCCAGCGCATCGCCAAGTTCGCCTTCGACTTCGCCACCAAGAAGGGGCGTTCCAAGGTGACAGCAGTGCACAAAGCCAACATCAT GAAGCTGGGTGATGGGctcttcctgcagtgctgtagggaggtggcagagctgTACCCCAAAATCAAATTTGACACAATGATCATTGACAACTGCTGCATGCAG CTGGTGCAGAACCCCTACCAGTTTGATGTCCTGGTGATGCCCAACCTCTACGGGAACATCGTGGACAACCTGGCAGCcgggctggtgggaggtgccgGGGTGGTTCCCGGGGAGAGCTACAGCGCCGAGTACGCCGTCTTCGAGATG GGCGCCCGGCACCCCTTTGCCCAGGCAGTGGGCAGGAACATCGCCAACCCCACGGCCATGCTGCTGTCTGCAGCCAACATGCTGCGGCACCTCAA CTTGGAATTTCACTCCAACATGGTGGCGGACGCGGTGAAGAAGGTgatcaaggttggaaaa GTGCGCACACCCGACATGGGGGGCTACGCCACGTCCCTGGAGTTCACCCAAGCCGTGATCGCCGCCCTGGACTTGTAG
- the NOP56 gene encoding nucleolar protein 56 codes for MVLLHVLFEHAAGYALFAVREVEEISLLLPQVEQSVLTLGKFHNVVKLVAFSPFRSAQSALENMNAVSEGILHEDLRLLLETSMPAKKKKALLGVADPKIGAAILEELGYQCQTGGVVAEILRGIRLHFHALVKGLTAQSASKAQLGLGHSYSRAKVKFNVNRVDNMIIQSISLLDQLDKDINTFSMRVREWYGYHFPELIKIVPENFTYCRVAKFIGNRRELSEESLEGLEEILMDSAKARAVLEASRSSMGMDVSPLDLINIESFSSRVISLSEYRRGLQEYLRSKMSQVAPSLSALIGEVVGARLISHAGSLTNLAKYPASTVQILGAEKALFRALKTRGNTPKYGLIFHSTFIGRAAAKNKGRISRYLANKCTIASRIDCFSEVPTSVFGDKLREQVEERLAFYETGEPPRKNLEVMKEAVVEASEVVAEVKRKQEKKEKKRKKREKKRLEALAAAAEETENSVVEENNVELKKKKKKKHQEPEAESEPEENGLEEEEEEEEEAVPKKKRKVRAEAGEEEEKKRKKKKKVSRASDSE; via the exons ATG GTGCTGCTCCACGTGCTGTTCGAGCACGCCGCCGGGTACGCGCTGTTCGCCGTGCGGGAGGTGGAGGAGATCAGCCTGCTGCTGCCGCAG GTGGAGCAGAGCGTCCTGACCCTCGGCAAGTTCCACAACGTGGTGAAGCTCGTGGCCTTCAGCCCCTTCCGCTCCGCCCAGAGCGCCCTGGAGAACATGAACGCCGTCTCCGAGG GGATCCTCCACGAGGATCTGCGGCTCCTGCTGGAGACCTCCATGCCGGCCAAGAAGAAGAAGGCGCTGCTGGGGGTGGCGGACCCCAAGATCGGCGCGGCcatcctggaggagctgggctaCCAGTGCCAGACCGGGGGGGTGGTGGCCGAGATCCTGCGGG GCATCCGGCTGCACTTCCACGCCCTGGTGAAGGGTCTGACGGCTCAGTCGGCCTCCAAggcccagctggggctggggcacaGCTACTCCCGGGCCAAGGTCAAGTTCAACGTCAACCGCGTGGACAACATGATCATCCAGTCCATCAGCCTGCTAGACCAGCTGGACAAGGACATCAACACCTTCTCCATGCGAGTCCG GGAGTGGTACGGGTACCACTTCCCCGAGCTGATCAAGATCGTCCCCGAGAACTTCACCTACTGCCGGGTGGCCAAGTTCATCGGGAACCGCCGGGAGCTGAGCGAGGAGAgcctggaggggctggaggagatCCTCATGGACAGCGCCAAGGCCCGGGCCGTGCTGGAGGCCTCCCGATCATCCATGG GGATGGACGTCTCCCCCCTCGACCTCATCAACATCGAGAGCTTCTCCAGCCGCGTCATCTCGCTGTCCGAGTACCGCCGGGGGCTGCAGGAGTACCTGCGCTCCAAGATGAGCCAGGTGGCCCCCAGCCTCTCCGCGCTCATCGGGGAGGTG GTGGGCGCCCGCCTCATCTCTCACGCCGGCAGCCTGACCAACCTGGCCAAGTACCCGGCCTCCACCGTGCAGATCCTGGGGGCAGAGAAagccctcttcag GGCTCTGAAGACGCGTGGGAACACCCCCAAGTACGGGCTCATCTTCCACTCCACCTTCATCGGGCGGGCAGCAGCCAAGAACAAGGGGCGCATCTCCCGGTACCTGGCCAACAAATGCACCATTGCCTCCCGCATCGACTGCTTCTCAG AAGTCCCCACCAGTGTCTTTGGGGACAAGCTGCGGGAGCAGGTGGAGGAGCGTTTGGCGTTCTACGAGACGGGGGAGCCCCCCCGCAAGAACCTGGAGGTGATGAAGGAGGCAGTGGTGGag GCGAGTGAGGTGGTGGCTGAGGtgaagaggaagcaggagaagaaggagaagaagaggaaaaaacgTGAGAAAAAACGTCTGGAGGCTCTGGCAGCGGCTGCTGAGGAGACAGAGAACTCGGTGGTGGAG GAGAACAACGTGGAgctcaagaaaaagaagaaaaagaagcatcagGAGCCAGAGGCTGAGTCCGAGCCCGAGGAGAAcgggctggaggaggaggaagaggaggaggaagaggcagtgCCCAAGAAGAAACGGAAAGTGAGGGCGGAggcgggggaggaggaggagaagaagaggaagaagaagaagaaagtgtCCAGGGCTTCGGACTCAGAGTAG